GTGACAAGAACGGTCCATGGATTCCCTTCCCTTCCCATTCTCTTCTGGTGTATCTTGGTCCAAAAGTCTCTTTGTTAGCTTTGGATTGCAGAGCAGAACGAAAATTAAGTAGGATATGTACTCCTGAAACGTACGCCAAGACATTCGGTGAAGTGAGGAAACTTCAAGGTATAGAACAATTGGTCATTCTTTTAGGCGTACCAATTGGTTCGTGGCAAATTACATAACTGTTTGGAGGTTATATGCTGACATCATGGATATAGCCTATCCTCGAATGTCATTCCTCGAACATTTCCTGGATTGGAAATGGAACCCGCTTAATATCTTAGCAAGACATAATGCAATGGGATTAGGAGGAATGGttaataaattcaatcaagCTTCAGAATTGTTAGATGATTTAAACGATCATTGGTGTGCTAATACACataaaaaggaaagaaattGGCTAGTACTTGAATGTCAGAAATtagcaaaagaaaaacaattcAGAATAACATTCTTATCTGGAGATGTACATTTAGCTGCTGTTGGTTGTTTATTTACTTATCATAAAGGAAAGAAACAACCTACTTTGGCACCTGAGAAGGATCATAGATATATGTTGAATGTTGTTACTTCTGCGATTGTTAATGTGAGTTCAAGGTGTGGTTTGAAGGAGTCGTACTTCTGCTGATTCATGCGTTGATCTCGTTGCGTTCGTTAGACGGTGAGGTCCTTTTCCCTCTTACCTCTGTAAAATGATCTTGACTGACAGAGCTCCATATCCTTATTGATTATGTAATTCACAGCCTCCTCCCCCTGGTGCGGCTAAAATGGTGGCTACCCTTGGAAGAAACAAGCACAGGACCTTGCGTGAGTGTTGCAATGAGAAAGAGTGGAAAGGACCAATTGACTGACCTCGAGATGccaattgatttttatttggATTGATAGATGGTGAGTGGCACATTGTTCTGGCTGACTTCTACAGTCTGCAGTGgcttgttgttgattgaCATGATTTCTTAGCTCAAGATACAGATGAGATTATGATTCCGCTATTCATGACTGATACAGATGGGTCAAAGTCtaagatgaaggtgagctCGGATAATAAGGCAGAAGTTGTTGTACAGCTAGACTGATCAACATTCGATAGGGTACTGCACTGAATAGAAGGAATTACGCGGCTGTAGAGTACAACACCAATAGGGAATTGCTATTTGAATTCAGAGTTGAGAAATCCCAAGGCGCTGGAGAGACTGTCGGGTGAGTTGAGCTGTCAATTCAAGAGTCCATGTGAAGTAAAGTTGACGGTTCATTATTGGCTCAGATACCCTATCAAAGCTCCTGCTCCTCAATGGTAGGTCTGAGGGAGCAGTGTAAGGGGTAAAGCGAAAACAGGTAGAATGGGCGAGAATATTAAGCGATACAATTAGATGTTTATAATGAAATGCAACTTGAATTTGTGTATGGGAATCAAATATACTGTGAAATAATAATCTGATtagaaaatataattttgaCATTCATGCATCTTACtttaatatatatatatacataaaGAAATCACTcttatttgatttcttttaattgtCTATATActaaattgaaaaattgaGGATAAGTAAAAAATTGTATTATGActaaattcatatttataCTGCACCACAATTTACAATTATTACTTTTTCTTTAGGTTTACCTTCTCTTGTACcttttgattcaatttcttttacaATTTTAAGAGAAGATTCATTCGCTACTTCACCAAAAACTGTATGTTTTCCACtaaaaaaagtaaaagtaaaagtaaaagattAATATCAAGTATGTAATTGGTATTAAAAAAAGTTGGAAATAAAATCGAAATAAAtttttgattatgattatatgattttttttttttagaaaAATAACCTTAAACCTAAAAAACTTACTCTAACCATGGACAAGATTTTATTGTAGTTATAAAAAATTGTGATCCATTAGAATTTGGACCTGAATTTGCAGAAGATAAAAGtccattttttttttttttttttcataaTTAGCACATTTAAAagtattttgaaaaaaaaaaaagaaagaaggagatatatatatataaaaataaaaaaaataaatttactATCATGTTTCTTCTCAAAATTTTCATCTGGAAATTTATCTCCAAAAATTGactaatttaaattataaaaatattagttttttttttttgagaaaatgatatatcaattttattaaaaaaaaaaaaaaaaaaaaactaacTTGACCACCTGTTCCATCACCTCTTTCAAAATCACCACCTTGAATCATAAATTCAGGTATAATTCTATGAAATAAAGTATTtttaaatccaaatccttttggtaaatttgTATTATCAGgtttcttttaaaaaaaaaattaaaattaaaaaattgaaaaaatcaataacttgtcaaattttttttttcagagatatttgattatttttatttgtaaaagggaaaaaaaaaccagTGAATATTACTTACTTTACCAACACATAAACTTCTAAAATTGGATGAAGTTTTAGGAGttatatcatcatataatttaaattcaattttacctaattctttacctatcacaaaacaagaaaaaaatcaaaaaaacGTTAATAAGGTCAAAAGGGGGGGGTTTTATTTTAAAacaataaataaaaaaaaaggatggaaatttgaatttaccATTAATAGCAATTGTGAAGAAAACGTTACTTATATATCAAAAGTAAATATTAgtgttttttcttttttctgGTTTTGggatatataaatataaacTTGAGTTAGAAATTTATTACTTACGGTAATTTATCAGACATATTTTCGttcaattgatctttttatatatatttataaagaataagaatgataataataataataataataataatcagtgatttttcaaaatagaATTATAAGCTGAAAATCCCATTCATAATTAGTACTTATATCATACTGAATTTCATGTCTAATTTTTGACTCGATACGATAATagatattttaaataaaattacCCTTTGtcctaattcaatttttcttccttttatATAATCCTTCGAATACTCGAATGACGTGATAAATTATGGAAAAACGTAGATCTTCAACAAAGGTAGTTTCAAGTGGATCATTCCCCAGCATCGCTTTATTCTACTCCTCTTTGATGCCCAATTTCATCCTTTTTCTGTGTCGGTTTGGATGTCCTTTTTCTGACCAAAATCGTGTTGCTGCGATAGAATTACAGATCGCACATTAGTGAAGATGTCATGTAAAAGTTGGTTTGAGTGCAGTGCGCAATGTCAGCTTAGCCAAAACGTGCATCAAATCCTAAGCATTAGCGATCAGTTGGGGATGGACAGCCGAAACCCCTCAATGTTGACATCGAAGTCGTGTCATGAGCTGAGACGACTACCACACCAGTATCCTTCTTATTTCAATAGCATCGCACTATCAAAACTTTTTGTTTGTTGTATTATGAGATCCACCTCATGCACATCCACCTTGAATCTGTACTTTCTATAGCCACTAAACTCCTTACAAAGCGGAAGCACCCTATATCACAACACATGATCAGCATACATTGTCTGTGATTCTGAGAGCAAATAACTCACAGTAATGATATCGATAAGTTCGTTGGTGATAACTGCTTGTCGACCTCTGTTgtattgaagttgaagggAAGCCATCATATCGTTGGCGTTCTGTGTTTTGCCACATCACACCACATGAGCCTTAATCCATACACGAGCTTGATATCCGGGATTATAACTAAAAGTGGAGAATGCGGATAAGatatggaaaagaaaactCACGTTAGAAGCGTTCTCCATAGCAGTTCGTCTGGCAGAAATTTCAGCGGCGTGACCTTCAACAAGAGCGGTGTAGATAGCGTTGGCAAGAGCGAATTCGGAAAGATCCTTGGAAACATCCTCTTCCATCTCGTAAGCTTGGAAACcagcagcagcttgaaGAGCTTTGGCGGAAATGACGGAGGTGACACCGGATTCGTATGAAATGGCGGAAAGGTATTTGTTAGAGACGATTCTAATCTGCAAAGCGAGGTTCAAGGGTTAGTTCGTCTTCCGGGGATTATCCATGTGGTAGAGACGCTGATCCCTGGGATCGGCTGAAAGAGGGTATGGAAtggaaaattcaaatctatGACCTACTTCATCCCACTCTCCACCGTTCTTAACGATCTCATCGGCAATAGCAGAAGCTTCAGCGAATGTAGGTACATCTTTACCGACAGAGTTGAAAGTAACTTTGAAAGCTTGAGGCATAGCTCTCAACAATTGAGATTTAGGTTTGTCACCGACAACAGCGAGTGTACCTGGAGTTTCAGCCATAGCTTTCTTGATAGCTCTGGAAATTGAAGAGTGAATACCACCGCATAAACCACCATCTGATGAGATACCAACGTAGAGGATCTTAGGTGCTTCTTCGGATTTCTCCAGTTCAGTGTGTTTGAAAAGTTCTAATAGGGATTGAATGGACGAATGTCAGTACATCACCGTCGACTTGTCGAAGAAAGCGAGGTCTACCAGAATCAACTTTTACTCACCGTTGTTGGCAGCACCGTACTTCTTAGCTTCTCTCATAGCTCGTTCAGCTCGGGTAAGTTTAGTAGAAGCGACAACCTTCATGGACTACAACACCATTATGAACCAATTTAGCATCTAGACATTTATGGAAAGTATGTTGAGGAGATGTaattcaactcaccttggTAATCTTCTCAATGTTTCTGACAGACTTCAATCTATACAAAGGTCCCATATATCAGCATCATTCCATGTTTATTCATCACTACAATTCCTTCCACGATCCTTATCCGAGCTATCTACAACCATCCTGATCCGACTTGTATGTCCATAACAAGTCCATCGGACGTCTAACCCGAAATGACTTGTACAAACCCACCTTTGCTCGATTTCTCTAAGAGTAGCCATACCCTGTGATTGCTGTTGGGCAGCACGGGCGACATTGAGAGCTGGTCGAACAGTTCGAGTGAACATTTTTGGGTGAATGAGAGGTGAGTGGTGTTGAGGATGAActgaaagatgataagTAATAATTATGTATCTTGATGGTTTGAGTGAGTGAGTGAGTGAGGGTGTTGAAGGGAAAGGGAAGGACGGAGTGGAATGATAGGTTATAAAAGTGCCACTTTTGACATTATTCCGATAATCTCCGGTTATAATCTGATTAAATGGTATACTCGATTAAAGATGTTGAGTCGGTTCGAGTTGAATTGTTCGTGTTCATGCGTTGTCGTCGTAATATTGGAATTAATTCATAATTGTATGAGAACAAGGTTGAAAGAATATATCATACATAAATACAGTACTCAGTCAAAATCGAAACAAATAACTGTCTGCAATACTTCCAGATATCAACAGTCCTATTCAAAAACATCGAAACTACCGATAAAAATCACAGAAAGCAAGGAGACAATATACAAAAGTAAGCTTATTGTTGATGGAGGAAGTCATTATGGAATAAGCTGACTTGCCTTTTCTCGCCACCAGTGGCCGACCCAGAAGTTGATTTGTTTGCaggaatgaagaagaaaaagaagaagacagTCGTAGCTGATACTGTAGAAGATACACCTGCACCTGCTGCTGAATCTGAAGCTGAACCAACTCCCGCTGCCGCCGCTCCTTCAAGTTCGGTACCAGAGGAAACTGGTTCAGGAGTGGCGACTCCTGTAGAAGGTGACAAAGCTACCGAGGATGCCGGAGATCTATTCGCggatatgaagaagaagaaaaagaagaagaaggatatcCCTCTTGACTTGGTACGTTCTTTCAATCCTATCGTCATTCACAATTGAGCAGATCTGATGTAAGCTTTTCTTTCCACAATTAGGAATCAGCCGACCCTTCTTCATCGGCAGCAGCTACTGAAGGGTTAGATTTagtgaaaaagaagaaatcaaagaagacAGCTGCTTTCGCtcaagaattagatgatctcgataatgaaattaacGAAGGTGCtgatgctgaagaagcagatgGAGATTTAGGAGATGACGTTTTCTCAAAGGCAGATGGTACGAATGGGGATGCTACAAGTACGGAAGCTGGAAAAGAAGCATGGGTTGTTGAAGGTAGAGAAGCTACTTATCCTGAAGTGAGTTTGGCTCCTACCTACAATTCATGTTGAGGGAAGGACGGTATTGACATTGTATTATGTTGCCATTAGCTGCTTTCACGATTCTTTGGATTATTACATGCCCATAATCCCGAACTTGCAGGTGAAAAACGAAGGTATACAATCGTTCCTCCTCAAGTGGCAAGAGAAGGTACCAAGAAGACTGTCTTTGCCAATATATCCGATATTTGTCGAAGAATGCACAGACAACCAGATCACGTTATTGCCTTTTTGTATTCTGAATTGGGTACAACAGGTTCAACCGATGGTGCAGGTCGATTAATAATGAAAGGAAGATATACTCAAAAATATATTGAAAACATTTTGAGGAAATATATTGGTACGTTCATCTAGCTGGAGAGTGACTCGTGTTCTTTGAAGCGGAATACCAGCTGATATCGTACTTCTCGAACGCACAGTCGAATATGTCACATGTAAAATTTGCAGATCGCCAGATACTTTACTTGGTAAAGAGAACAGATTATATTTCATGACTTGTGAATCATGTGGATCGAGTGAGTCCAATCAACCCGTTTGAGGTATTTTTATCGTTCGATTGATCACTAATGACTATGTTCCTCACTTCAGGACGTTCCGTATCCGCCATCAAAGCTGGTTTCCAAGCTCAAATTGGAAAGCGTATCAAAGCTGCATAAGCTTAGAAGCTATAAAGCGATATGGTGTTTTTATATGTGTATCCTATATGCTATGCATTATATCGAAGAAaaatttctcttctcaCCGGTCTGTGAGCATGTTGGTGATAACCTTTTGTATGCATCGTCGAAAGAGTCATTCGTTCAGAATGAGCATGCATATTAACGGTAGCAGTGAATGTAATAACGAAATTCTCTACAACGTCACGTGCGAGCTGATTGGCGCGAGGAAACGTCATTAACGTGATATTTCAAACACGACAACAACAATTAATCCTctgttttctttttcattcttcaatttaACTACTATTAACGGACGAATCCTTCAGTCAAGTCATCAATTGCAAATTGACTTGCAGCTATTCGTGACAACTCTTTCACCTAGGTCACGTAAGAAGCAACATCCGAAGACTAATCAACTGAAGGCTCTTCCTTAGTCAACTTACACAACGAGCTCGACCCAACATCTAgtagaagataaagatttaCAGTATGTCTAACAAAACTCAAACTCCAGCGAAGGAGAGAGTTGAGCAGGAGAAAGAGAGGATCGCGAGAAAAGGtcaagaaggtgagttgaatgTTCTTCGAATTGTCAGAGCTTAGGTATTGCTTATTTATCTTCTACTTGAAAATAGTCAAATCTGGACTTACTCCAATTAAAATATACTTATTAACATATAACGCAGTCTCAGCTTTACTTTGGgcaaatttattatatataaCAATAACATTCATTTTAACTCCTAGATCTaatattcaacaaattgcAGGAAAATCTacttttttaaataaattatttacttttaataattcatttttatcatcatcaacaaaaattaaacctttaaatcaaattataaatcattttaaaGGTTCatatgaatttaaaaatttaggTTTTAAAACTAAATATACACAATCATTAGCTATACTTGAAATAATTCATACAATTTTTGGATTTGTTAAATCTCCTATTGGAACTGTTTTTAGTCAAGTTTTTAGTAGAATTTATACTGTTTGGGGTGTAGTTGAAGCTGTACCAGAAGTTGTGAGTTTTATAAccttgatttttattttttactcaaaaaaaaaaaaagaatcaaatttctaataattttttttcaaagtctcataattcacctttatttACAACAATGTTATTTGCATGGTCATTAACTGAAACAATTAGATATAcatattattttttaaatttattaaatattcaatcaaaaattttaaattgGTTAAGATATACAACTTTTATACCACTTTATCCAATTGGTGCATCAAGTGAAGcttttttatcatttcaaacTTTACCATCAATTAAACctattttattaaatttaatttcaacaaattctttaccttttaaagaaattttaattaaatctaCAATTGGTAGAAATTTACTTTGGAATCTtgcaaaatcaaataataatttaaacAAAAACTCAATTAATCAAACATGGGGACCTTTAGAAATTTTTAGATTAATTATGTTTTTTATCTGGTGGCCTTGTAAGTTTAATCATAATCTTAGATTTTAATGTATTTTTTAGTGCTTACTTGTATTGCATATGAATTCTAGCCCTATACTTCCTTTATACTTATATGTTtaaacaaagaagaaaagt
The window above is part of the Kwoniella pini CBS 10737 chromosome 11, complete sequence genome. Proteins encoded here:
- a CDS encoding ATP synthase F1, gamma subunit; the protein is MFTRTVRPALNVARAAQQQSQGMATLREIEQRLKSVRNIEKITKSMKVVASTKLTRAERAMREAKKYGAANNELFKHTELEKSEEAPKILYVGISSDGGLCGGIHSSISRAIKKAMAETPGTLAVVGDKPKSQLLRAMPQAFKVTFNSVGKDVPTFAEASAIADEIVKNGGEWDEIRIVSNKYLSAISYESGVTSVISAKALQAAAGFQAYEMEEDVSKDLSEFALANAIYTALVEGHAAEISARRTAMENASNNANDMMASLQLQYNRGRQAVITNELIDIITGASAL